In the Pontibacillus yanchengensis genome, one interval contains:
- a CDS encoding phosphoadenylyl-sulfate reductase, which yields MTTVTHDNWETSEKPVFDIMTPTKGAQEVLEWSYHHYGDDIVYACSFGVEGMVMIDLIARVKPTARIIFLDTGIHFKETYELIDRVKERYPELQIKMVKPHLTLDEQAEEYGEALWERNPNKCCNIRKIIPLEKELSQEEAWISGLRREQSPSRASTDFLNKDDKFKAVKVCPLIHWTWQDIWNYVRKEDLPYNPLHEQGYPSIGCSVCTAKVTDSGDSRAGRWANTDKTECGLHSDS from the coding sequence ATGACAACAGTTACGCATGACAATTGGGAAACTAGTGAGAAGCCCGTTTTCGATATTATGACTCCTACAAAAGGAGCGCAAGAAGTGTTGGAATGGTCTTATCATCATTACGGTGATGATATTGTATATGCTTGTAGCTTTGGTGTAGAAGGAATGGTCATGATTGATTTGATTGCCAGAGTGAAGCCGACTGCAAGAATTATTTTCTTAGATACAGGAATTCATTTTAAAGAAACATATGAACTGATTGATAGAGTGAAGGAGCGCTATCCTGAATTACAGATCAAAATGGTAAAGCCTCATCTTACACTTGATGAACAGGCAGAAGAGTATGGAGAAGCCTTATGGGAGAGAAATCCGAATAAGTGCTGTAACATTCGGAAGATTATCCCTCTAGAGAAGGAGTTATCCCAAGAGGAAGCTTGGATTTCAGGTTTGCGAAGAGAGCAGTCTCCTTCTAGAGCATCTACGGATTTTCTAAACAAGGATGATAAATTTAAAGCCGTAAAAGTATGTCCGTTAATTCATTGGACTTGGCAAGATATTTGGAACTATGTGCGTAAAGAAGATTTGCCATATAATCCACTACATGAGCAAGGGTACCCAAGTATAGGCTGTTCTGTATGCACGGCTAAAGTTACCGATTCCGGTGACTCACGAGCTGGGAGGTGGGCTAACACAGACAAAACGGAATGTGGTCTTCATTCCGATTCTTAG